The following proteins are encoded in a genomic region of Sebastes fasciatus isolate fSebFas1 chromosome 12, fSebFas1.pri, whole genome shotgun sequence:
- the myh14 gene encoding uncharacterized protein myh14 isoform X1 yields the protein MSKPTGGGSGVNDITRILTSGAVTPGSPTSNSPVISAASQADWAAKRLVWVPSEKHGFESASIREERGDEVEVELTDSQRKVTLSREEVQRMNPPRFSKVEDMADLTCLNEASVLHNLRERYYSGLIYTYSGLFCVVVNPYKNLPIYTESIVEMYRGKKRHEMPPHIYAISEAAYRSMLQDREDQAILCTGESGAGKTENTKKVIQYLAHVASSHKGATLGRNKEGAQMDGSRSLTRGSTLGNKSMQYGELERQLLQANPILEAFGNAKTVKNDNSSRFGKFIRINFDVAGYIVGANIETYLLEKSRATRQAKDERTFHIFYQLLCGTSDETKADLLLGTADEYRFLSGGSIPVPGQSDSDNFTQTMDSMVIMGFNAEESLSMLKVISAVLQFGNISFMKEKNQDQASMPDNTSAQKVSHLLGINVLEFTRAILTPRIKVGREYVQKAQTKEQADFAVEALAKATYERLFRWLVHRINRALDRRQRQGASFIGILDIAGFEIFQLNSFEQLCINYTNEKLQQLFNHTMFILEQEEYQREGIEWNFIDFGLDLQPCIDLIERPAHPPGVLALLDEECWFPRATDRSFVEKLSTEQGTHPKFFKPKQPRGEADFSIIHYAGKVDYKAHDWLVKNMDPLNDNVASLLHQSSDNFVSELWKEDIQTLPRVYFFDSYATMQANGSDMDRIIGLDQVSTGENSGPVNFGAAGLKTKKGMFRTVGQLYKESLTKLMATLRNTNPNFLRCIIPNHEKRAGKLSPNLVLDQLRCNGVLEGIRICRQGFPNRIPFQEFRQRYEILTPNAIPRTFMDGKQASELMIRALELDHNLFRVGQSKVFFRAGVLGHLEEERDLKITDTIIRFQSASRGYLARKAFLKKQQQLSAMRVMQRNCAAYLKLRNWQWWRLFTKVKPLLQVTRQDEEIQVREAELTKAKDNLTRAEMDYTELDRKHAQLVEEKSVLADQLQAEAELFAEAEEMRARLASRKQELEEVLGELESRLEEEEERGSQLTNEKKRMQQNIQDLEEQLEEEESARQRLLLEKVTLETKVKSLETDLLTAVEQRDRLSKEKKQFEERLSEVTDQLTEEEEKSKSLNKLKNKQEAVIADLEERLKREEQGRLEQEKWRRRMENDSVEAQEQLSDLGMLSGELRGSLSQKEKEITTLQGRLEEEGARRAEAQRALREAMSQVSELKEEVENERGMRERAEKQRRDLGEELEALRTELEDTLDTTAAQQELRSRREAELNDLQRCVEEETRRHEVQLSELRVKHSAAIDNLQEQLDNSKRARQSLEKAKTVLEEERQNLSSELKSLQAGRTESERGRKRAEGQLQELGARLAQADREREDREERVHKLQVEIETLSGSVSSSDTKSLRLTKEVSGLESQLHDAKELLQDETRQKMALGSRVRVLEEEKNGLMERLEEEEERAKELTRQIQTHTQQLAELRKQSEEVNTAVETGEETRRKLQRELDSAVQRERQREEEKERVERQRERLREEIEDMTLALQRERQNCTALEKRQKKFDQCLAEEKAVSARLAEERDRAEADSREKETRYLALSRALQEAQDQREELERSNKQLRLEMEQLVNQQDDVGKSVHELERTRRSLETEAQNLRVQSQELEEELTEAENSRLRLEVTLQALKAQFEREISTNEEKGEEKRRALSKQVRELEIQLEEERTQRSQATSSKKQLEAELQEAETQVETASRGKEEAVKQLRRLQGQMKEVLRELDESRLSREEVTAQSKDSEKKIQTLEAEVLQFTEELSVSERQKRQAQQERDEMADEMVNSSSGKTAMFEEKRRLDARVSQLEEELEEEQSNSELLVERQRKTALQMETMTVQLQGERTLAQKAEAAREQLERQNKELKTRLGEMEGAVRGKHRLSVAALEAKIESMEELLEQERQERAIANKLMRKTEKKLKEVMMQAEDERRHADQYREQLDKSMVRLKQLKRQLEEVEEDNSRSNAQKRKLQREMEELTDSSQSMMREITSLRGQLSLPEWRADQRAPLPLAMRGRRALVDDLSLENSDSEEPPASPTPSSGLPGTPTPSSEHSLDPPPPYSVNNTE from the exons ACATATTCAGGGCTTTTCTGTGTGGTGGTGAACCCTTACAAGAACCTACCCATCTACACAGAGTCCATCGTGGAGATGTACCGGGGCAAAAAACGCCACGAGATGCCCCCACACATCTACGCCATATCAGAGGCCGCCTATCGCAGCATGCTACAAG ACAGAGAAGATCAGGCAATCCTCTGCAC agGCGAGTCTGGAGCTGGGAAAACGGAGAACACGAAGAAAGTCATCCAGTATTTGGCTCACGTTGCCTCGTCCCATAAGGGTGCCACTCTGGGTAGGAACAAAGAAGGTGCACAG ATGGACGGCTCCAGGTCCTTAACAAGAGGCAGTACGTTGGGGAACAAG AGTATGCAATAT GGCGAGCTGGAGAGACAGCTGCTGCAGGCCAACCCCATATTGGAGGCCTTCGGCAACGCAAAGACTGTCAAGAACGACAACTCCTCTAGATTT ggtAAATTCATCCGCATTAATTTTGATGTGGCGGGGTACATTGTTGGTGCCAACATCGAGACCT ACCTCCTTGAAAAGTCACGGGCCACCCGTCAGGCCAAAGATGAGAGGACGTTCCACATCTTTTACCAGTTGTTGTGTGGCACTTCAGACGAGACAAAAG CGGACCTGCTCTTAGGAACTGCTGATGAGTACCGCTTCCTCAGTGGAGGCTCCATCCCCGTTCCTGGTCAGAGCGACTCAGACAACTTCACCCAGACCATGGACTCCATGGTTATAATGGGCTTCAACGCAGAGGAGTCATTAT CCATGCTTAAGGTGATCTCCGCTGTGCTCCAGTTTGGGAACATTTCCTTCATGAAGGAGAAGAACCAGGACCAGGCCTCGATGCCTGACAACACATCTGCTCAGAAAGTGTCCCACCTGCTGGGAATCAACGTGCTGGAGTTCACTCGGGCCATCCTCACCCCCAGAATCAAAGTGGGTCGAGAGTACGTGCAGAAGGCACAGACGAAAGAACAG GCTGATTTTGCTGTGGAGGCCCTGGCGAAGGCCACATATGAGCGTTTGTTCAGATGGCTGGTCCACAGGATCAACAGAGCTCTGGACCGCCGGCAGAGACAGGGAGCGTCCTTCATAGGCATCCTCGATATCGCTGGATTTGAGATCTTCCAG CTCAACTCCTTCGAGCAGCTGTGTATCAACTACACCAacgagaagctgcagcagctcttcAACCACACCATGTTCATCCTGGAGCAGGAGGAGTACCAGCGGGAGGGCATCGAGTGGAACTTCATCGACTTTGGCCTCGACTTACAGCCCTGCATCGACCTCATCGAGAGACCg GCCCACCCGCCTGGCGTTCTGGCCCTGCTGGATGAAGAGTGCTGGTTTCCGCGGGCGACAGACCGCTCATTTGTGGAGAAGCTGTCCACTGAGCAGGGCACCCATCCAAAGTTCTTCAAACCAAAGCAGCCACGCGGGGAAGCCGACTTCTCCATCATTCACTATGCTGGCAAG GTGGACTACAAGGCACATGACTGGTTAGTGAAGAACATGGATCCTCTGAACGACAACGTGGCGTCTCTTCTCCACCAGTCGTCTGATAATTTTGTCTCAGAGCTTTGGAAAGAGG ATATTCAAACTCTTCCTCGTGTGTACTTCTTTGACTCGTATGCCACAATGCAGGCTAATGGCTCCGACA TGGACAGGATCATAGGTCTGGACCAGGTGTCGACCGGAGAGAACAGCGGGCCGGTCAATTTCGGCGCGGCGGGGCTGAAGACAAAGAAGGGAATGTTCAGGACCGTCGGTCAGCTTTACAAGGAGTCGCTCACAAAGCTGATGGCCACGCTGAGGAACACCAACCCCAACTTCCTGCGCTGCATCATCCCCAACCACGAGAAGAGG GCCGGTAAGCTGTCCCCCAACCTGGTTTTGGACCAGCTGAGGTGTAATGGAGTCCTGGAGGGGATCCGTATCTGCAGACAAGGCTTCCCTAACCGCATCCCATTCCAGGAGTTCAGACAGAG ATATGAGATCCTGACTCCGAATGCTATTCCTCGCACCTTCATGGATGGCAAACAGGCATCAGAACTCATG ATCAGAGCTTTGGAGCTGGATCACAACCTGTTCAGAGTGGGTCAGAGTAAAGTCTTCTTCAGAGCTGGAGTCCTGGGTCACCTGGAAGAAGAAAGAGACCTAAAGATCACCGACACCATCATACGCTTCCAGAGCGCCTCCAGAGGCTACCTCGCACGCAA AGCCTTCctgaagaagcagcagcagctgagcgCCATGAGGGTGATGCAGAGGAACTGTGCTGCTTACCTCAAACTCAGGAACTGGCAGTGGTGGCGGCTGTTCACCAAG GTGAAGCCCCTGCTGCAGGTGACCCGGCAAGACGAGGAGATCCAGGTACGGGAGGCCGAGCTCACGAAGGCCAAGGACAATCTCACCCGAGCTGAGATGGACTACACAGAGCTGGACAGGAAACATGCCCAG CTGGTAGAGGAGAAGTCAGTGCTGGCCGACCAGCTGCAGGCGGAGGCGGAGCTGTTTGCGGAGGCAGAGGAGATGAGGGCCAGGTTGGCCAGTCGGAaacaggagctggaggaggtgcTGGGAGAGCTGGAGAGTCGattggaggaagaggaggagagaggcagTCAGTTGACCAATGAGAAGAAGAGGATGCAGCAGAATATTCAG GACCTGGAGGAGCagttagaggaggaggaaagtgcCCGACAGCGCCTCCTGCTGGAGAAGGTTACCTTGGAGACCAAAGTGAAGAGTCTGGAAACCGACCTGCTGACTGCGGTGGAGCAGAGAGACCGACTCAGCAAG GAGAAGAAACAGTTTGAGGAGCGTCTGAGCGAGGTGACCGATCAGCtcactgaggaagaggagaaatcCAAAAGTCTGAACAAACTCAAGAACAAACAGGAGGCTGTCATCGCTGACCTAGAGG AGCGCCTGAAGCGTGAGGAGCAAGGTCGCCTAGAGCAGgagaagtggaggaggaggatggagaacGACTCAGTGGAGGCCCAGGAGCAGCTGTCGGACCTGGGCATGCTGTCCGGCGAGCTGAGGGGCAGCTTATCTCAGAAGGAGAAGGAAATCACCACCCTGCAGGGCCG gttggaggaggaaggagcGCGCCGTGCAGAAGCTCAGAGGGCGCTGAGGGAGGCCATGTCCCAGgtgtctgagctgaaggaggaagtggagaatgAGCGAGGGATGAGGGAAAGGGCGGAGAAACAGAGGAGAGACCTGGGGGAGGAGCTGGAGGCTTTGAGAACTGAGCTAGAGGACACTCTGGACACCACAGCTGCGCAGCAGGAGCTAAG GTCTCGtcgggaggcggagttaaatgACCTCCAGCGGTGTGTTGAAGAGGAGACTCGCCGCCACGAGGTCCAGCTATCAGAGCTCAGAGTCAAACACAGCGCTGCCATAGACAACCTCCAGGAACAGCTGGACAATAGCAAGAGA GCACGTCAGTCCCTGGAGAAGGCCAAGAcagtgctggaggaggagaggcagaatTTGAGTTCCGAGCTCAAGAGCCTCCAAGCGGGCCGCACGGAGAGCGAGAGAGGCCGCAAGAGGGCCGAGGGTCAGCTGCAGGAGCTCGGTGCCCGACTGGCTCAGGCTGACCGAGAGagggaggacagggaggagCGGGTGCACAAGCTACAG GTTGAGATTGAGACTCTCTCCGGCAGCGTGTCCTCCTCTGACACCAAATCCCTTCGTCTCACTAAAGAGGTCAGCGGCCTGGAGAGCCAGCTGCACGATGCAAAG gAGCTGCTGCAGGATGAAACTCGTCAAAAGATGGCTCTGGGCTCGAGGGTGCGagtgctggaggaggagaagaacgGACTGATGGAAAGacttgaggaggaggaggagagagccaAAGAGTTGACCCGGCAGATTCAGACTCATACCCAGCAG TTGGCAGAGCTTCGTAAGCAGTCAGAGGAGGTGAACACTGCGGTGGAGACCGGAGAAGAGACGCGCAGGAAACTCCAGAGAGAGCTGGACAGTGCCGTCCAGCGGGAGCgtcagagggaggaggagaaggagagggtggagaggcagagggagcGACTGAGGGAGGAGATAGAGGACATGACCCTcgccctgcagagagagagacagaactgCACGGCCCTGGAGAAGAGGCAGAAGAAGTTTGACCAG TGTCTGGCAGAGGAGAAGGCGGTGAGCGCTCGGCTGGCAGAGGAAAGGGACAGAGCAGAAGCAGACAGCCGAGAGAAGGAGACGAGATATCTGGCTCTTTCCAGAGCACTGCAG gAGGCTCAGGACCAGAGGGAAGAGCTCGAGAGGTCCAACAAGCAGCTCCGTCTGGAAATGGAACAgcttgtaaaccagcaggacgACGTCGGCAAGAGC GTCCATGAGCTGGAGCGCACTCGCAGGTCTTTAGAAACAGAAGCCCAGAACCTTCGAGTTCAGTcgcaggagctggaggaggagctgacgGAAGCGGAGAACTCGAGGCTGAGGCTGGAGGTCACCCTGCAGGCGCTCAAGGCTCAGTTCGAGAGGGAGATAAGCACCAACGAGgagaagggagaggagaagaggagggcgCTTAGcaaacag GTGAGGGAGTTGGAGatccagctggaggaggagaggactcAGCGGTCTCAGGCCACGTCGTCCAAGAAGCAGTTGGAAGCAGAACTGCAGGAAGCCGAAACCCAGGTGGAGACAGCCAGCCGCGGGAAAGAGGAGGCTGTGAAGCAGCTCCGGAGGCTGCAG GGTCAAATGAAGGAAGTTCTGCGCGAGCTAGACGAGAGCAGGTTGTCTCGGGAGGAGGTGACCGCACAGTCGAAAGACAGCGAAAAGAAGATCCAAACTCTGGAGGCAGAAGTCCTGCAGTTCACGGAG GAGCTTTCTGTATCAGAGAGGCAGAAGAGACAGGCTCAGCAGGAGAGAGACGAGATGGCCGACGAGATGGTCAACAGCAGCTCTGGAAA GACCGCAATGTTTGAAGAGAAGCGCAGGTTGGACGCACGAGTCagtcagctggaggaggagctggaggaggagcagagtaaCTCTGAACTGCTGGTGGAGAGACAAAGGAAGACGGCTCTACAG ATGGAGACTATGACCGTGCAGCTGCAGGGAGAGAGGACTTTGGCCCAGAAGGCCGAGGCGGCTCGGGAGCAGCTGGAGAGGCAGAACAAGGAGCTGAAGACCCGAttgggagagatggagggagcagTGAGGGGAAAGCACCGGCTCAGCGTCGCCGCCCTGGAGGCCAAGATAGAGTcgatggaggagctgctggagcaggagagaca gGAGCGAGCCATCGCCAACAAACTGATGCGGAAGACGGAGAAGAAACTGAAGGAGGTGATGATGCAGGCAGAAGACGAGAGAAGACACGCAGACCAGTACAGAGAACAG CTGGATAAATCGATGGTGCGCCTGAAGCAGCTGAAGAGGCAGCTggaggaggtggaagaggaCAACTCTCGCTCCAACGCCCAGAAGAGgaagctgcagagagagatggaggagctcACCGACAGCAGCCAGAGCATGATGCGAGAGATCACCTCGCTCCGCGGCCAGCTCAG CCTGCCTGAATGGAGAGCAGATCA GCGTGCTCCGTTGCCCCTGGCGATGCGTGGACGCAGAGCGCTGGTCGACGACCTCTCGTTGGAGAACTCTGACTCGGAGGAGCCCCCAGCCTCGCCCACCCCCTCCTCTGGACTCCCAGGGACCCCGACTCCCTCCTCTGAACACAGCCTGGACCCTCCGCCGCCCTACAGCGTCAACAACACAGAGTGA